The following are from one region of the Etheostoma spectabile isolate EspeVRDwgs_2016 chromosome 17, UIUC_Espe_1.0, whole genome shotgun sequence genome:
- the atp6v1ba gene encoding V-type proton ATPase subunit B, kidney isoform, with the protein MATLVANRAMDVNGLAAAARTHTQAVTRNYISQPRLTYSTVSGVNGPLVILDNVKFPRYAEIVHLTLPDGTKRSGQVLEVIGSKAVVQVFEGTSGIDAKKTACEFTGDILRTPVSEDMLGRVFNGSGKPIDRGPTVLAEDYLDIMGQPINPQCRIYPEEMIQTGISAIDGMNSIARGQKIPIFSAAGLPHNEIAAQICRQAGLVQKSKDVMDYSSENFAIVFAAMGVNMETARFFKSDFEENGSMDNVCLFLNLANDPTIERIITPRLALTSAEYLAYQCEKHVLVILTDMSSYAEALREVSAAREEVPGRRGFPGYMYTDLATIYERAGRVEGRNGSITQIPILTMPNDDITHPIPDLTGYITEGQVYVDRQLHNRQIYPPINVLPSLSRLMKSAIGEGMTRKDHADVSNQLYACYAIGKDVQAMKAVVGEEALTSDDLLYLEFLQKFEKNFIAQGPYDNRTVYETLDIGWQLLRIFPKEMLKRIPQSTLAEFYPRESAARH; encoded by the exons CCTACTCTACTGTGTCGGGTGTAAACGGCCCCCTGGTGATCCTGGATAATGTGAAG TTCCCCAGATACGCTGAGATCGTCCACCTGACCCTGCCGGACGGCACCAAGAGGAGCGGCCAGGTCCTGGAGGTGATTGGAAGCAAGGCGGTGGTCCAG GTGTTTGAGGGAACATCGGGCATCGATGCCAAGAAGACGGCCTGTGAGTTCACTGGTGATATCCTGCGGACCCCAGTGTCAGAGGACATGCTCG GGCGTGTGTTCAACGGATCTGGGAAACCCATCGACCGCGGGCCCACGGTTCTGGCTGAGGACTACCTGGACATCATGG GTCAGCCTATCAACCCTCAGTGCCGTATCTACCCCGAGGAGATGATCCAGACCGGCATCTCAGCCATTGATGGCATGAACAGCATCGCCAGAGGACAGAAGATCCCCATTTTCTCTGCTGCTGGGCTGCCACACAACGAG ATTGCAGCCCAGATCTGTCGCCAGGCCGGCTTGGTGCAGAAGTCCAAGGATGTGATGGACTACAGTTCTGAGAACTTTGCCATTGTCTTTGCAGCCATGGGG GTCAACATGGAAACCGCCCGCTTCTTCAAGTCTGATTTTGAGGAGAATGGCTCCATGGACAACGTCTGTCTTTTCCTCAACCTGGCCAATGACCCCAC CATCGAGCGTATCATCACCCCTCGCCTGGCGCTGACTTCAGCCGAGTACCTGGCCTACCAGTGTGAGAAGCACGTCCTAGTCATCTTGACTGACATGAGCTCCTACGCTGAGGCTCTGAGAGAG GTGTCTGCGGCCCGAGAGGAAGTGCCCGGCCGTCGGGGCTTCCCTGGCTACATGTACACCGATCTGGCCACCATCTACGAGCGCGCCGGCCGAGTGGAGGGCAGAAACGGCTCCATCACCCAGATCCCTATCCTCACCATGCCCAACGACG ACATCACCCATCCAATTCCTGATCTGACTGGATACATCACAGAGGGTCAGGTCTACGTTGACAGACAGCTGCACAACAGACAG ATCTACCCACCCATCAATGTGCTGCCTTCACTGTCCCGTCTGATGAAGTCAGCCATCGGTGAAGGGATGACCAGAAAGGACCATGCGGACGTTTCAAACCAGCTG TATGCCTGCTATGCTATTGGGAAGGACGTCCAGGCTATGAAGGCTGTGGTGGGAGAAGAGGCCCTCACCTCGGATGATCTGCTCTACCTGGAGTTCCTCCAGAAGTTTGAGAAGAACTTCATTGCTCAGG GCCCCTACGACAACAGGACGGTGTATGAGACCCTGGACATCGGCTGGCAGCTGCTGCGAATCTTCCCCAAGGAGATGCTGAAGAGGATTCCTCAGAGCACCCTGGCTGAGTTCTACCCCAGGGAGTCTGCTGCCCGGCACTGA